From Rudanella lutea DSM 19387, a single genomic window includes:
- a CDS encoding four-helix bundle copper-binding protein gives MIAQHFQDCIDACQACALACDQCADACLGEEHVHHMVECIRLDRDCAKICQMAVSFMASNSAHAADVCKLCAHICEACAAECGKHDEDHCRACAEACRRCAEACRQMALSAHNLN, from the coding sequence ATGATTGCTCAACACTTTCAGGATTGTATCGATGCCTGCCAGGCTTGTGCCCTTGCCTGCGACCAATGTGCTGATGCCTGCTTAGGCGAAGAACACGTACACCACATGGTTGAGTGTATCCGGCTCGACCGCGACTGCGCCAAAATCTGTCAGATGGCCGTTTCGTTTATGGCGTCGAACAGTGCGCATGCGGCCGACGTGTGCAAGCTGTGCGCGCACATTTGCGAGGCCTGCGCGGCTGAGTGTGGTAAACACGACGAAGACCATTGCCGAGCCTGCGCCGAAGCCTGCCGCCGTTGCGCTGAGGCTTGCCGCCAAATGGCCCTGTCGGCGCATAATCTAAATTAA
- a CDS encoding glycoside hydrolase family 2 TIM barrel-domain containing protein: MRFATLLLLTLLSSWLLPGCTSSQSGQPTSGQSNKPTSIGYDGKTYQLLRYGKPYFIEGAGGIMYYDRLKAAGGNSIRIWDDIDAGQLLDEAHRLGLTVMFGLWVEREIEGFDYDDQAAVDRQYERIRKTVLKYRNHPALLLWCVGNEWAQNADNFKVYDEVNRLAKLVHDLDPDHPVSTAISPDSKRAIWLVAQRCPAVDVLSVNAYALTSQLSEFFSEGGWKGPYIISEYGAQAYWETTTTPWSAPIEPSSDQKADFVRRFYPAYIGSRPANCLGAYLFYWGTKQEESHTWFSVFDDKGRETPLVGLMQELWSGRSPANQAPSIRGLLIDGQPTTHQSFAIRSFLTGSRKTGDGLHRGQVMATDAEGDSLTYLWEIKPRALRTADYIGTPRPALEGLFVTSNQSAVSFRLPTQPGAYRLFVNVYDTHNHVATGNFSFEITGKPASVDQ, from the coding sequence ATGCGTTTTGCTACCCTGTTGCTGCTGACGCTGCTGAGTAGCTGGCTACTTCCCGGCTGTACCAGTAGCCAATCGGGCCAACCTACCTCAGGCCAGTCTAACAAGCCTACCTCAATCGGGTACGACGGAAAAACCTACCAGTTGCTGCGGTACGGCAAACCGTATTTTATCGAAGGAGCCGGCGGTATTATGTACTACGACCGGCTCAAAGCCGCGGGCGGTAACTCCATCCGAATCTGGGACGACATCGACGCGGGCCAACTGCTCGACGAAGCGCACCGGCTGGGGCTTACGGTCATGTTTGGCCTGTGGGTTGAGCGCGAAATCGAAGGCTTCGATTACGATGATCAGGCGGCTGTGGACCGGCAGTATGAACGCATCCGCAAAACCGTACTCAAATACCGCAATCACCCGGCTCTCCTGCTCTGGTGTGTGGGTAACGAGTGGGCGCAGAACGCCGACAATTTCAAGGTTTACGACGAGGTGAACCGGCTGGCCAAACTGGTGCACGACCTCGACCCCGACCATCCCGTGAGCACGGCTATCTCGCCCGACAGCAAACGGGCTATCTGGCTGGTGGCGCAGCGGTGCCCGGCGGTCGATGTCTTGTCGGTCAATGCGTACGCGCTCACGAGTCAGCTGAGCGAGTTTTTCAGCGAAGGCGGCTGGAAAGGGCCTTACATCATTTCGGAATACGGCGCTCAGGCGTATTGGGAAACCACGACTACGCCCTGGTCGGCCCCGATTGAACCCAGCAGCGACCAGAAAGCCGACTTCGTGCGTCGGTTCTACCCCGCATACATCGGTTCAAGACCGGCCAACTGCCTGGGGGCCTACCTCTTTTACTGGGGCACCAAACAGGAGGAGTCGCACACGTGGTTTAGTGTGTTTGATGACAAAGGTCGGGAAACACCCCTCGTGGGGCTTATGCAGGAGCTTTGGAGCGGCCGATCACCAGCTAACCAGGCCCCGTCGATTCGGGGATTGCTGATTGATGGCCAACCCACTACCCACCAATCTTTCGCTATCCGGTCTTTCCTGACCGGGTCACGAAAGACCGGAGACGGCCTGCACCGGGGGCAGGTGATGGCTACCGATGCCGAGGGCGACAGCCTAACGTATTTGTGGGAAATAAAGCCCCGCGCCCTCCGCACAGCCGACTACATTGGCACGCCACGCCCGGCCCTGGAAGGGCTGTTCGTGACGTCCAACCAATCGGCGGTTTCGTTTCGGCTCCCTACGCAACCGGGCGCTTACCGGCTTTTCGTCAACGTGTACGACACCCATAACCACGTAGCTACGGGTAATTTTTCGTTCGAGATCACCGGCAAACCGGCCTCAGTCGATCAGTAG
- a CDS encoding PAS domain S-box protein, with the protein MPTQTALATQPATFDVRQTVDQLNLIGLTVDKDGTLSYANPYTYRVTAWQPDDIIGRNFFDVFVPPADRAKLEGEFEEALRRGGFVEQREIDLLARSGAVRNVLLNSFIVNHRAGELASFTIIGEDITTKKRVASALSFSNAQLQDLVDNTSDLIQLVTLDGKFMFVNRAWREVLGFGSDEVASLTLRDVLHPDYADVTMQRLGRIQDGEKLPYFETVFRSKAGKTIFVSGSVNCRYDNGRPTAFRCILHDTTSKIRAEKAQKLYYSIANWTINTRDLDDLYGKIHEELGNIIDARNFFIALYDGSKRYLYFPYYVDEYFGGHLRFTKRRLGNGLTEYAIRANKALFLYEKDIRQMADQHQLDLYGQLQPKVMLTAPLRVGEQVTGIIGVKSYTDERTYGPRDLELLEFISGQVALAIARKQDEAALNKQTARLNAIVESSTYLIWSVNKSLQLTSFNKNYTSLIERNVGERPTMLGSAPNLGWRMIGTENRRVLEEKYRQAFRGVPQTFEMRIGGEGTGTAETWLDFQLNPILLSGGVIEEVSGIARDITNRKRAEIATQQSEEKFRGIFENLQDIYCRVDRNGHITMISPSVYKRMGYTPEEVLGQDVTQYFVDKSIIHKAMLRLVRNRSLRNFEVTLRRKDGTERQFMFNMLLLKDDAGHHSVVAVLARDITELKRQAAELVKAKEEAERSLKVKERFLANMSHEIRTPMNGVIGMIDLLNDTPLDVEQRDYVRTIKRSSETLLNILNDILDLSKIEAGKMVLHEAPIALREVFDKLIALFGQQAASKNNQLTYRLADDLPTFVIADQTRLLQILSNLTSNAIKFTENGEVTVTASLVGKKGKFNRIRVDVRDSGIGISPENIKLLFNSFSQVDESSRKSFGGTGLGLAISKELALLMKGEVGVESMVGKGSTFWFVIELKETAISPTQQASENTEVTLIDFFKTTHPQVLLVDDNTTNRKVASEILRKAGCLVTTAASGPEAIEIVKGRRAQPGEASSDTASLPLPPFDVIFMDIQMPDMDGVETTRHLHELFGNDLPPIVAMTAYSMREDRERFLSQGLDDYIAKPIRAQSLIAKVKELVDAASTKREAQQLQLRQQQIAQQTAQIQAPLPPVIDEEIVSQLRDLGGQELVDEIMGEFVTEATELVNGANDAFALGDIPTVKSHLHTLKGSAGTIGVSRVAHIAREAEGKLKLSDTSHLAEELQALTRAFEEFLLTRKG; encoded by the coding sequence TTGCCAACTCAAACCGCCCTTGCCACGCAGCCCGCTACGTTCGACGTTCGTCAGACGGTCGATCAGCTCAATTTGATTGGACTGACCGTCGACAAAGACGGTACGCTTAGCTACGCCAATCCGTACACCTATCGCGTAACGGCATGGCAACCCGACGACATCATCGGTCGTAATTTTTTTGATGTGTTTGTGCCACCCGCCGACCGCGCCAAACTCGAAGGAGAATTCGAGGAGGCCCTCCGGCGCGGGGGCTTCGTAGAACAGCGAGAAATCGACCTGCTGGCCCGTAGTGGGGCCGTCAGGAACGTACTCTTAAACTCGTTTATCGTCAATCACAGGGCCGGTGAACTGGCTTCGTTTACCATTATTGGCGAAGACATCACCACAAAAAAACGCGTCGCGTCGGCACTGTCGTTTTCAAACGCGCAGCTACAGGATCTGGTCGATAACACCTCCGATCTGATTCAGCTCGTCACGCTCGACGGCAAGTTCATGTTTGTGAACCGCGCCTGGCGTGAGGTGCTCGGATTCGGCTCCGACGAGGTGGCCTCCCTAACCCTTCGCGATGTCCTGCATCCCGATTACGCCGATGTGACGATGCAACGGCTTGGGCGGATACAGGACGGGGAGAAACTGCCTTACTTCGAAACGGTTTTCCGCAGCAAGGCCGGCAAAACCATCTTTGTGTCGGGCAGCGTCAACTGTCGCTACGACAACGGCCGGCCGACGGCCTTCCGTTGTATCCTGCACGATACAACGAGCAAAATTCGGGCCGAAAAAGCCCAGAAGCTGTACTACAGCATTGCCAACTGGACGATCAATACCCGAGACCTCGACGACCTGTACGGCAAAATTCACGAGGAACTGGGTAACATTATCGACGCCCGTAACTTCTTTATTGCCCTCTACGATGGCTCGAAGCGTTACCTCTACTTCCCGTATTACGTGGATGAGTACTTCGGCGGACACCTTCGGTTTACCAAGCGCCGACTGGGCAACGGCCTCACCGAGTACGCTATCCGGGCCAATAAAGCCTTGTTTCTGTACGAGAAGGATATTCGGCAAATGGCTGACCAACACCAGCTTGACCTCTACGGGCAGCTTCAGCCGAAGGTGATGCTTACGGCTCCGCTGCGCGTGGGTGAGCAGGTGACGGGTATTATCGGCGTAAAATCGTACACCGATGAGCGTACCTACGGCCCCCGCGATCTGGAGTTGCTGGAGTTTATTTCGGGGCAGGTGGCCTTGGCTATTGCCCGCAAACAGGACGAAGCTGCTCTGAACAAACAGACGGCCCGGCTCAACGCAATTGTTGAAAGTAGTACGTACCTGATCTGGTCGGTCAACAAAAGTTTGCAGCTGACCTCCTTCAACAAGAATTATACCAGCCTCATCGAACGTAACGTGGGCGAGCGCCCGACCATGCTGGGCAGTGCGCCCAATTTGGGCTGGCGGATGATCGGGACCGAAAACCGCCGGGTTCTGGAAGAGAAGTACCGGCAGGCGTTTCGGGGGGTGCCCCAAACGTTTGAAATGCGGATTGGCGGTGAGGGAACCGGCACGGCCGAAACCTGGCTCGACTTCCAGCTCAACCCGATTCTGTTGTCGGGTGGGGTGATTGAGGAGGTATCAGGCATTGCGCGCGACATTACCAACCGCAAGCGGGCCGAAATTGCGACCCAGCAGAGCGAAGAGAAGTTCCGGGGTATTTTTGAAAACCTCCAGGACATTTACTGCCGCGTGGACCGCAACGGGCATATTACCATGATCAGCCCGTCGGTGTACAAGCGTATGGGCTACACGCCCGAAGAAGTGCTCGGGCAGGACGTAACCCAGTACTTTGTCGACAAGAGCATTATTCACAAGGCTATGTTGCGGCTGGTGCGCAACCGGAGCCTCCGCAATTTTGAGGTGACCCTCCGGCGGAAAGACGGCACCGAGCGGCAGTTTATGTTCAACATGCTCCTGCTGAAAGACGATGCCGGGCATCATTCGGTGGTGGCTGTACTGGCCCGCGATATTACCGAACTGAAACGGCAGGCCGCCGAACTGGTGAAGGCTAAAGAAGAGGCCGAACGCTCGCTCAAGGTGAAAGAGCGTTTTCTGGCCAATATGAGCCACGAAATCCGGACGCCCATGAACGGCGTAATCGGGATGATTGACCTGCTCAACGATACGCCCCTCGACGTGGAACAGCGCGACTACGTGCGGACCATCAAGCGGTCGAGCGAAACGTTGCTGAATATTCTGAACGATATTCTGGACCTCTCGAAGATTGAAGCCGGTAAAATGGTGCTGCACGAAGCGCCCATTGCCCTGCGGGAGGTGTTCGACAAACTAATTGCCTTGTTTGGGCAGCAGGCGGCCTCGAAAAATAACCAGCTCACTTACCGCCTGGCCGACGACCTGCCGACGTTCGTGATTGCCGATCAGACGCGCCTGTTGCAGATTCTGTCGAACCTGACCTCCAACGCTATCAAGTTTACCGAAAACGGCGAAGTGACCGTAACGGCTTCGCTGGTGGGCAAAAAAGGGAAGTTCAACCGGATTCGGGTAGATGTGCGCGACTCGGGTATCGGGATTTCGCCCGAGAATATCAAGTTGCTGTTCAACTCCTTCAGTCAGGTCGACGAGTCGTCACGCAAGTCGTTTGGCGGCACGGGTCTGGGGCTAGCTATTTCTAAGGAGTTGGCCCTGCTGATGAAAGGCGAGGTAGGCGTGGAGTCGATGGTAGGGAAGGGGAGTACGTTCTGGTTTGTGATCGAACTGAAAGAAACGGCCATCAGCCCCACCCAGCAGGCAAGCGAAAATACGGAGGTTACCCTCATCGATTTCTTCAAAACTACGCACCCGCAGGTGTTGCTCGTAGACGACAATACTACCAACCGGAAAGTAGCGAGCGAGATTCTGCGGAAGGCGGGGTGCTTGGTGACTACGGCCGCAAGCGGACCCGAAGCGATTGAAATTGTAAAGGGAAGACGAGCGCAACCGGGCGAAGCGTCGTCGGATACCGCTTCGCTGCCGTTACCGCCTTTTGATGTCATTTTTATGGACATCCAGATGCCCGATATGGACGGCGTAGAAACGACTCGCCACCTGCACGAGCTATTCGGCAACGACCTGCCGCCCATTGTAGCCATGACGGCCTACTCCATGCGCGAAGACCGGGAGCGGTTCCTTAGCCAGGGGCTCGATGACTACATTGCCAAGCCGATTCGGGCGCAGAGCCTGATTGCGAAGGTGAAAGAGCTGGTAGATGCCGCCAGTACCAAGCGTGAGGCCCAGCAGCTACAGCTCCGGCAACAGCAGATTGCCCAGCAAACGGCCCAGATACAGGCCCCGCTGCCGCCCGTGATTGATGAGGAGATTGTGTCGCAGTTGCGCGATCTGGGTGGTCAGGAACTGGTGGATGAGATTATGGGTGAGTTTGTGACCGAGGCTACCGAGTTGGTCAACGGGGCCAACGATGCCTTTGCGCTCGGCGACATTCCGACGGTGAAGAGTCACCTGCACACGCTCAAAGGCAGTGCGGGCACTATTGGCGTGTCGCGGGTGGCTCACATTGCCCGCGAGGCCGAGGGTAAGCTCAAATTAAGCGATACCAGCCACCTGGCCGAAGAGCTTCAGGCGCTGACCAGAGCCTTTGAGGAGTTTTTGCTGACGCGTAAGGGGTGA
- a CDS encoding glycosyltransferase, which translates to MKKWPRFNVTSPNDLYNFSTRSRDIRSVRFLIVIGLLFVGAFGYVYFQPANRGYSWLFVLLTVSVVFKLLRLLHEWYHYWKVVPPVKPPVTRTWTVDVLTTYCPGEPHEMVINTLQAIQGITYPHTTYLCDEADDPYLKQVCAEMGVRHVTRTDKTDAKAGNINNALREATGDICLVIDPDHVPVPDFLDQVLPYFEDPNIGFVQCTQAYYNRKESVVAFGATEQTYSFYGPMMTCMGQYGTAQAIGANCTFRRAALDSIGGHANGLSEDMHTAMRLHANGWQSVYVPLPLSYGLVPATLSAYYKQQLKWSRGTFELLVTTLPRVFGGLTGRQKIHYLTLPLYYLLGVVQLIDLLIPICSLVMMRLPIKLDLVLFAMVYTPLLLTGFLIRQFAQRWLIERHEAGFHLLGGILAGGTWWVYVLGFVYTLFRVRVPYIPTPKDDRPRNNRVLILPNLLMVLATLGAITYSIYHYGRFALNNTYSQLMIGFGLVNVLMLSTNVLIGQELFWARLGNRLQALSTGNMAVWRMRIAAWKVRYGLYYGLRLSAIPLAGVVLLLTLGMTMYSYRTEIIRPTIDIRYANTQPFYVGMNGITKRTSVQLADSGSLIIPQSVRWSLGPGGRIGQPDWPVLAGQIPFLSIEPEARTKPSEQQIAGFLNEIVTHRHDAELLEFLRVSRAYGRPVLVSFLPQFDNPHRPWGSRRDTTLILYRMAWQRIVQLARQQRVQNLAWVWCPVQPSSISAHYPGSDFVHWIGLSVINDPTRAPDGRSHSFAALYQPLHTTIRTHAAYSIRQKPILLTHLYSAEGGAAGGQWLTEAQNLLHERYPQIRGVIFE; encoded by the coding sequence ATGAAAAAATGGCCTCGGTTCAACGTTACGTCGCCCAATGATCTGTACAATTTTTCGACCAGATCGCGTGATATACGTTCGGTTAGGTTTCTGATTGTCATTGGTTTGCTGTTTGTTGGGGCGTTTGGATACGTCTATTTTCAGCCCGCCAACCGGGGCTACTCGTGGCTGTTTGTGCTATTGACGGTCTCGGTCGTGTTCAAACTGCTCCGGCTTCTGCACGAGTGGTACCATTACTGGAAGGTAGTGCCGCCCGTGAAGCCACCCGTAACCCGTACCTGGACCGTCGATGTGCTGACTACCTATTGTCCCGGCGAGCCGCACGAGATGGTCATCAACACCTTGCAGGCTATTCAGGGCATTACCTATCCGCATACTACCTACCTCTGCGACGAAGCCGACGATCCTTACCTGAAACAAGTGTGTGCCGAGATGGGTGTGCGGCACGTGACGCGCACCGATAAAACCGACGCTAAGGCAGGAAACATAAACAACGCCCTGCGCGAGGCTACCGGCGACATATGCCTCGTTATTGACCCGGACCATGTGCCGGTGCCCGATTTTCTCGATCAGGTATTGCCCTATTTTGAAGACCCCAACATCGGGTTTGTGCAATGCACGCAGGCGTATTACAACCGTAAAGAAAGCGTGGTGGCTTTTGGCGCTACCGAGCAGACCTACAGCTTTTATGGGCCCATGATGACCTGCATGGGGCAGTATGGCACGGCGCAGGCCATCGGAGCCAACTGCACATTTCGCCGGGCCGCCCTCGACTCCATCGGGGGGCATGCCAACGGCCTTTCCGAAGACATGCACACGGCCATGCGACTCCACGCCAACGGCTGGCAGTCGGTGTATGTGCCCCTGCCGCTCTCGTACGGTCTGGTGCCAGCCACGTTGTCGGCCTACTACAAACAGCAGCTGAAATGGTCGCGCGGTACGTTTGAACTGCTCGTGACAACTCTGCCGAGGGTGTTTGGCGGGCTCACGGGTCGGCAAAAAATCCATTACCTGACCTTGCCTTTGTATTACCTGCTCGGGGTGGTGCAGCTCATCGATCTGCTGATTCCGATCTGTTCGCTGGTGATGATGCGGTTACCCATCAAGCTCGATCTGGTTTTGTTTGCCATGGTGTACACGCCCTTGCTGCTGACGGGCTTTCTGATTCGGCAATTTGCCCAGCGGTGGCTCATCGAACGGCACGAAGCGGGCTTTCACCTGCTTGGTGGTATTCTGGCGGGCGGAACCTGGTGGGTGTATGTGCTTGGGTTTGTTTACACGCTGTTTCGGGTGCGGGTGCCCTACATCCCGACCCCCAAAGACGACCGCCCACGCAATAACCGGGTGCTGATTTTGCCCAACTTGCTCATGGTGCTGGCAACGCTGGGGGCTATTACGTACAGCATTTATCACTACGGCCGTTTTGCACTCAACAACACCTATTCGCAGCTCATGATCGGTTTCGGGCTGGTTAATGTATTGATGCTAAGTACAAATGTCCTGATCGGGCAGGAACTGTTCTGGGCCCGGTTGGGCAACCGCCTACAGGCCCTGTCGACCGGAAACATGGCGGTCTGGCGAATGCGCATTGCTGCCTGGAAAGTGCGTTATGGGCTGTACTACGGCTTGCGACTGTCGGCCATTCCGTTGGCAGGGGTGGTGCTGCTGCTCACACTTGGTATGACCATGTACAGCTACCGAACCGAGATTATCCGGCCAACGATTGATATCCGGTATGCCAATACCCAGCCGTTTTACGTGGGCATGAACGGCATCACCAAACGAACCTCGGTACAACTGGCCGATTCGGGGTCCCTCATCATACCGCAGTCGGTGCGGTGGTCGCTCGGGCCGGGGGGGCGTATCGGGCAGCCTGACTGGCCGGTTTTGGCGGGTCAGATACCCTTTTTATCCATTGAACCCGAGGCCCGGACCAAACCCTCGGAACAACAGATTGCCGGGTTTCTGAATGAAATTGTAACGCATCGGCACGATGCTGAGTTGCTCGAATTTCTGCGGGTTTCCAGGGCCTATGGTCGCCCGGTACTGGTTAGTTTTCTGCCTCAGTTCGATAACCCCCACCGGCCCTGGGGCTCGCGTCGGGATACCACGTTGATTTTGTATCGTATGGCGTGGCAACGGATCGTTCAGCTGGCCCGGCAACAGCGTGTGCAAAATCTGGCCTGGGTGTGGTGCCCGGTGCAGCCGTCGAGCATCAGTGCGCACTATCCGGGCTCCGACTTTGTGCACTGGATTGGCCTGAGTGTAATAAACGACCCCACCCGCGCCCCCGATGGCCGTAGCCATTCGTTTGCGGCCCTGTACCAACCCCTGCACACCACCATTCGGACCCATGCCGCCTACAGCATTCGACAAAAACCGATTCTGCTCACCCATCTGTATTCTGCCGAGGGGGGGGCTGCTGGTGGGCAGTGGCTCACCGAAGCGCAGAATCTGCTGCATGAGCGGTACCCACAGATTCGGGGGGTAATTTTTGAGTAA
- a CDS encoding PKD domain-containing protein — protein sequence MEVEFSLTNPRGDIGSVGWDLGDGRTRVGNPVYHRYAKPGTYTVSIVIANSCNDVFRTSRTITIQ from the coding sequence TTGGAAGTTGAATTCTCATTGACCAACCCGCGGGGCGACATTGGCTCCGTGGGTTGGGATTTGGGCGATGGGCGTACGCGCGTGGGCAATCCGGTGTACCACCGCTACGCAAAACCCGGCACGTACACCGTTTCCATCGTTATTGCCAACAGCTGTAACGACGTTTTTCGGACGAGCCGAACCATCACCATTCAGTAG